Proteins from one Amycolatopsis benzoatilytica AK 16/65 genomic window:
- a CDS encoding amidohydrolase — MDDLLLRRVRIGLRGRLADVRVRDGVVTAVEAPGAGDGFAARVLDGHGGTLLPGLVDAHAHLVQWAAFRRRIPLGEAKSAAGAVELLMEKLLAGPAQDLVVGVGFRDGLWPDRPHKDLLQRALPGRAVALFSADLHTLWLSPAALQLIGRDHPTGVLLENDCMSATAALPSAPVEVQDEWVADALAAAARRGVTSVVDYEYADTVADWTRRAEGQRPLARVSCVIARYLLDETIQRGHRTGDVLQAGDGLLSVGPFKLFVDGSLNTRTAYCHQPYPGSGETGLLELPPEELVPLLRRACEHGLLPAVHAIGDHANTIALDAFAETGCPGRIEHAQLLRPEDVPRFAALGLVASVQPAHQPDDRDVADRHWPGRTHRAYAYRALLQSGARLEFGSDAPVAPLDPWDGIAAAVGRTDDERPPWHPEQAIPLEDALAASSGGRRGVRVGDPADLVLTAADPSGLSTKELREMPVSATILAGRPTYLA, encoded by the coding sequence ATGGACGATCTTCTCCTCCGCCGCGTCCGGATCGGGCTGCGGGGCCGGCTCGCCGACGTCCGGGTGCGCGACGGCGTCGTGACCGCCGTCGAAGCGCCCGGCGCCGGTGACGGGTTCGCGGCGCGGGTGCTCGACGGGCACGGCGGCACGCTGCTGCCTGGTCTGGTGGACGCGCACGCGCACCTCGTGCAATGGGCCGCGTTCCGCCGCCGCATTCCGCTCGGCGAGGCGAAGTCGGCGGCCGGCGCGGTCGAGCTGCTGATGGAGAAGCTGCTGGCCGGTCCGGCGCAGGACCTGGTCGTGGGAGTGGGCTTCCGCGACGGGCTGTGGCCGGACCGGCCGCACAAAGATCTGCTGCAGCGGGCGCTTCCCGGCCGGGCCGTCGCGCTGTTCAGCGCGGACTTGCACACGCTGTGGCTCAGTCCGGCGGCCCTGCAGCTGATCGGCCGTGACCATCCGACTGGAGTTCTGCTCGAAAACGACTGCATGAGCGCCACCGCCGCGCTGCCGTCCGCGCCGGTGGAGGTCCAGGACGAATGGGTCGCGGACGCACTGGCCGCCGCGGCCCGCCGGGGAGTCACCTCGGTGGTCGACTACGAATACGCCGACACGGTCGCCGACTGGACCCGGCGCGCGGAAGGGCAGCGGCCGCTCGCCCGGGTTTCCTGCGTCATCGCCCGGTATCTGCTGGACGAGACCATCCAAAGAGGACACCGGACCGGCGACGTCCTCCAAGCGGGCGACGGCCTGCTGAGCGTAGGCCCGTTCAAGCTGTTCGTGGACGGATCGCTCAACACTCGCACCGCCTACTGCCACCAGCCATACCCGGGATCCGGCGAGACCGGGCTGCTGGAGTTGCCGCCCGAAGAGCTGGTGCCGTTGCTGCGCCGTGCCTGCGAGCACGGGCTGCTGCCCGCGGTGCACGCGATCGGCGACCACGCCAACACGATCGCGCTCGACGCGTTCGCCGAGACCGGCTGTCCGGGAAGGATCGAACACGCGCAGCTCCTGCGTCCCGAAGACGTGCCGAGGTTCGCCGCGCTCGGGCTGGTGGCGAGCGTGCAGCCCGCGCACCAGCCCGACGATCGCGACGTCGCCGACCGGCATTGGCCCGGCCGCACCCATCGCGCGTACGCCTACCGTGCGCTGCTCCAATCCGGTGCCCGGCTGGAATTCGGTTCGGACGCGCCGGTGGCGCCGCTCGACCCGTGGGACGGCATCGCGGCGGCGGTCGGCCGGACCGACGACGAGCGCCCGCCGTGGCATCCCGAGCAGGCTATTCCGCTCGAAGACGCGCTGGCCGCTTCGTCGGGAGGCCGGCGCGGAGTGCGGGTCGGCGATCCGGCCGACCTGGTGCTCACCGCGGCTGACCCGAGTGGACTGTCGACAAAGGAACTCCGGGAAATGCCGGTCTCCGCGACGATCCTCGCCGGACGCCCGACGTACCTGGCCTAG